In one Rutidosis leptorrhynchoides isolate AG116_Rl617_1_P2 chromosome 8, CSIRO_AGI_Rlap_v1, whole genome shotgun sequence genomic region, the following are encoded:
- the LOC139863858 gene encoding thiol-disulfide oxidoreductase LTO1-like, with amino-acid sequence MLTFINLPSSLKSSHGTTKSHHLHPLSPSPSFSTRLHKGNGRLVVLRIKCLNEQSRDVVESESTTSPSSSSSSGISPYTWSAAIGGLGFFETSYLSYSKLTGSDAFCPVGGGSCTDILNSNYALVYGIPLPLIGVVAYAAATYIALKLAAKDLPFGIDETTGGLILHGTTTSMATASAYFLYILNTQFSGSSCSYCLLSVVLSFSLFFSSAKILGWQKIRDEVGLQLCVASLVFAVLSNSYSSTPPPPERFGEKFLPYTPTEINAPSSPLALKLAAHLRTVGAKMYGAFWCSHCQEQKQMFGREAAKLLDYVECYPDGFKNGIDITKECKAAKLESFPMWVINGQVLKGYQEFPELAKASGFEAGEFSEQLAELAKQSAEAEPNIQP; translated from the exons ATGTTGACCTTTATCAACCTCCCATCTTCACTAAAATCCTCCCATGGCACCACCAaatctcatcatcttcatcctctcTCACCTTCACCTTCATTCTCAACCAGACTTCATAAG GGTAATGGAAGACTAGTTGTGTTACGAATCAAGTGTTTAAATGAGCAGAGTAGAGATGTTGTTGAGTCTGAATCTACGActtcaccttcttcttcttcttcttctggcaTTTCACCATACACTTGGTCTGCAGCTATTGGTGGCTTAGGGTTTTTTGAAACCAGTTACTTGAGCTATTCGAAGCTAACTGGTTCAGATGCGTTTTGTCCTGTTGGTGGTGGTTCTTGTACTGATATACTTAACAGCAATTACGCCCTTGTTTACG GTATTCCTCTTCCTTTGATTGGAGTGGTTGCATATGCCGCTGCAACATATATTGCACTAAAGTTGGCTGCAAAAGACTTGCCTTTTGGGATTGACGAAACTACTGGTGGATTGATTTTACATGGGACAACGACTTCAATGGCAACTGCAAGCGCATACTTTTTGTACATATTAAACACGCAATTTTCAGGATCTTCTTGCTCTTACTGTTTATTATCAGTTGTGTTGTCATTCTCATTGTTCTTCTCATCCGCAAAG ATTTTGGGATGGCAAAAAATCCGAGATGAAGTTGGTTTGCAGTTATGCGTTGCTAGTCTGGTTTTTGCTGTTTTAAGTAACTCGTATAGTTCAACCCCTCCTCCCCCTGAACG CTTCGGGGAAAAGTTCCTTCCATACACTCCAACCGAGATCAATGCGCCCTCGAGTCCTCTAGCTCTTAAACTCGCAGCACACCTACGTACTGTTGGAGCTAAAATGTATGGAGCTTTCTGGTGTTCACACTGTCAAGAGCAGAAACAG ATGTTTGGACGTGAAGCAGCAAAGCTGCTGGATTATGTTGAATGCTACCCAGATGGATTCAAAAACGGAATTGATATAACCAAAGAATGTAAAGCAGCCAAATTAGAGTCATTTCCAATGTGGGTGATTAACGGTCAG GTATTGAAGGGATATCAAGAGTTCCCAGAGCTTGCTAAAGCATCTGGATTTGAAGCTGGTGAATTTAGTGAACAGTTAGCAGAGCTTGCTAAACAATCTGCTGAGGCCGAGCCCAATATTCAACCATGA